A stretch of Gambusia affinis linkage group LG10, SWU_Gaff_1.0, whole genome shotgun sequence DNA encodes these proteins:
- the LOC122838912 gene encoding uncharacterized protein LOC122838912, translating into MGLAVRVSQCRSGQAGIALARTSPSASGFRGKFVCGVSTEARALHRALKAQMLSSPSSESMLLSCSGPEGTVRAHQVALPEDESQEHVYRSPVEHFTSEAERPKEQTFFVSAFVICHWIFLEESVQPFPPPVEPSTCLSAPPFPPPISTPLNQTSSARSPPSSHSPQEASSPFSNTGPLGTFPRRFSKSIRKRHRLRDTNHSLKHQGNLLIVCSFERK; encoded by the exons ATGGGTCTAGCTGTGAGGGTGAGCCAGTGCCGCAGTGGTCAAGCTGGTATAGCTCTCGCTCGCACTTCGCCGAGCGCGTCGGGCTTCAGGGGGAAGTTTGTCTGCGGGGTTTCAACAGAGGCGCGCGCGCTTCACAGAGCTTTAAAGGCACAGATGCTCAGCAGCCCGTCGTCTGAAAGCATGCTGTTGTCCTGCAGCGGACCGGAGGGGACGGTGCGGGCCCACCAGGTGGCTCTGCCTGAGGACGAGAGTCAAGAGCATGTTTATAGGAGCCCAGTG GAGCACTTCACCTCAGAAGCGGAGAGACCGAAGGAACAAACCTTCTTTGTGTCGGCGTTTGT GATTTGTCACTGGATCTTTCTGGAGGAATCAGTTCAACCATTTCCTCCTCCTGTGGAACCAAGTACCTGCCTGTCAGCTCCACCGTTCCCCCCCCCCATCTCCACTCCGCTCAATCAGACCTCTAGCGCTCGATCGCCACCTTCCTCGCACTCGCCTCAGGAAGCATCATCACCATTCTCCAACACAGGACCCCTGGGCACCTTTCCCCGACGCTTCTCCAAATCCATTCGAAA GCGCCACAGATTGCGTGACACTAACCACTCCCTGAAACATCAAGGAAACCTGTTGATAGTCTgttcttttgaaagaaaataa